TTTAGAACCGATTATTAAAACTAGCTTTCTCAATGTTTCTAGTCCCCTACCCTACCTAGGCGATCGAGCCTTAGCCAATCGACAATTAACTAATCGCATCGCCGAAATTTTCCTTGATAATAATAGTTTAAAAACTCCTTTAGTTACAAGCAAAAAAGCTCCAGAAAAACTAACGATTGGTTATCTTGCCAGTACCTTAAAACATCATTCTGTCGGTTGGTTAAGTCGTTGGTTAATTCACCATCATGATCGAGAAAAATTGCAAATAGCCATCTATACTATTAACCAAGAAGAAGATGAAATTACCCGTCAATGGTTCCGGGATAGCCGAGATATTATCCGTCATTTTCCCTACGCTCAAAATCCCCTAGAAGTTGCCCAACAAATTCAAAAGGATCAGATAGATATTCTAGTAGATTTAGATAGTTTAACCCATAATCTCACCAATCAGATTATGGCCCTGAAACCCGCAGCCAAACAAGTGACTTGGTTAGGTTGGGATGCTTCTGGATTAGCAACTATTGATTACTATATCGCCGATCCCTACGTTTTACCCCAGCAAGCGGAGGAATATTATCGAGAAAAAATCTATCGTTTACCAGAGACATATTTAGCAGTGGATGGTTTTGAAATCGGCACTCCCAATCTCCATCGAGAAGATTTAGAAATTCCCCCCGATGCTACCATCTATTTTTCCGTACAAAGTGGCATGAAACGCCATCCTGATACTATTAAACTTCAGATGAAAATTCTCGCACAAGTGCCTAATAGTTATTTTCTGATTAAGGGAGTCGGTAAGACTGAAAAAATTCAAGAATTATTTACTGAAATAGCGATTCGGGAGGGAGTTAATCCCCAAAGATTGCGATTTTTACCGAGAGCTATAGATGAATATACCCATCGCGCTAATTTACGGATTGCCGATGTGGTATTAGATACCTATCCCTACAATGGCGCTACCACCACCTTAGAAGTTTTATGGCAAGGAATCCCTTTAGTTACATTGGTAGGAGAACAATTTTCCGCCCGCAATAGTTATACTTTTATGATTAATGCTGGGATTGAAGCCGGAATTGGCTGGAATGAGGCAGAATATATCGACTGGGGAGTAAAATTAGGACTCGATCGCTCCCTTCGTCAAGACATCAGCCATCAACTGTTAGGAAATCGTGACACAGCCCCCCTCTGGCAAGGGAAAAAATTCGCCCAAAATATGGAAAATGCCTATGTAAAAATCTGGGAGGGAAGTTGATAATGAGAAAGTTATCCGCAATCAATAAAGTATCGAATCTGGGTAAGAAAAATTCAACTAATAGGAGTTTAACTGATGACAGCCGCAACTGAAAAAGATTTAAAAAGATTAGAGGATTTAATCATCGGCATTGCCAACGGACAGAAGGCGATCGAAAACCGACTAACCACCATGGAAAACGGACAGAAGAATTTAGAGTTAGGGCAGTCGGAAATTAAAGGCGATATCCGAACCCTAGACGCGAAGATAGAGGGTTTAAGCGATCGAGTTAAAGTTATAGAGAACGCGGCGGGGAAAACCTCCGATCTCGCCGAAAAAGTCGGAGAATTGAAAAACTGGAAACAGATCGGGGTAGTGGTGATCACCGCTTCGCTCAGTTCGATCTAGTCCTAGGTTTTAAAAATTGCCCAAGAAGACAGGTAATAATTATCCCCAAAATACTCTAGGGAGTAACCTAAATAACCAACCTTAAAAAAACTCTCTGCTACACTTGAGTCAGTAGATGCACCCTGATGAAAAAGGAGAGTCAAAGAAAAGCTCTCCTTTTTTTTTGAGAAAGCAATCCGGGTGGATTTAGCCGCGGTTAGCAGGTAGTTTCGCTTTGCGCGCCATGTCTTTGAAACCATTCAAACTTGGACCGGGGCGACGGCGAGACATACTAGGAGTAATCAAGTATTTTGTCGCAAATTCCACTTCTTGCGGCTCTACTTTGCCGTTAGTAGCGGCTACGGGTGCCGGTGCGCTCACAGGAGCGGCGGGAGTTTCTTTTACTTGCTTTTCTTTCTTAACAGAAGTTTTTTTGGCTTTTTTCTCGGCTACAGGGGCGGCAGCAGACTCGACAGCAGGAGCGGGAGCTTCCACAACAGGGGCGGCTGCTGCCGTGGTTGCTGTCGCTTTTTGTTCACCATCGGTTTCTTTTAGTTCTAGGTAAAAGTCAGATTTTTTGCCACCAAAGAGATTTTTTAACATCGGGGATCACTCCGAGAGTTGGGAAAATGTAAAAGACTAGGTATTTTAAAATTTATCATTGACCGGGATCAGGCAGCAAACAAGATTATTCTCTTGACGATTTGCCTCTTTCATCTATTTTTCTCTGGATAATCCCTACCAGAAAAAAGTTTTAAAAACAAGTTAAATTTACAAAAATTAACAAAAATCTAGAACGAGAAACCCCGACGCAAACAAGGGCAAAAACTGCTGGAGACTTTGCTGACAAAGTCTCTAGATTATTTAGGGTTTGCTGAATAAATCTAAAAACCTTGTTGGATAAGGTTTTTAGACTTTTTTTCCCTCAAAAAGTGCCGACCATTGGAGTGATTGGGGGGAAAATTCAGGTACTTTTTCCCTGAAAATTAGGTAGTTGACCACCTGAAAATCGATAAAACCCCACACCCCACACCCCACACCCCACACCCCACACCCTGCCCCCAGGAAAAACTTTTTCAGCAAGCCCTATTTATTGGGGATTTGGTCGGATTTAGCTGGCTGCGGGTACACGACTGCCGCTAACTCCGGGTACAGGACCACGACGAATATTGGTTTCCGTTTCGATGGGAACGAATTCAATATGATTGAGGAGGGTAGTAACGAAAGCAAAGAGTAAAAAAGGCAAAGAGAGGACGACGACTAACCCCACGGTAGCGAGGGCAAAAATTTGTCTAGTGCTACTCCAAAGAGCTAGAGTGGAAGCCAGAGTAAGAAAAATAACGATTAACCAAACGATTATTTGTCCGTAAATATCTCCGAAGGTGAGGGTGCAAACCATGCGATAGTTACGAAAATCCTTATCCATAACAGTAAACCCGTAGATAGTTAGTTATTGTTTTAGGGTAAGTCTATAATCGTCACCTTGGTCAATATTTAAAGGTTTTTATAAACACTTGTTGATAAATCTTTACAATTCTGCGCCGAGCGGGTAGCCAAATCTAGAAGTAAGAGGGGTAAGCTAAGACGCATTTAAACCCTTATTCTTAGATTAGCCGAATCCCCCCCTTGCCCCCCCGACGTCGGGGGGGCAAGGGGGGGTTGCCCCTTGCAAGAGTGCCTCTTGCCTCATCTCAACAAACTATTTAAGTTACCGGGCAGCTTATTGTTTGGTTGCTCTCCTCAGAATTGATAAGAATTGCTAAGAATTACCAAAAAACTTGCCAAAATTTTGGCGAACGCTCTTTACAATTAAGTTAGAAAGGCAAGGAGGAGCAAGCCTAATGAAAACTTTTGTTGAGCGTTATTGGTCTTGGTTTAATTGGACAACCTTAGCCATGGTTGTTCTCGGTTTCTGGTTAAGTGCCAGTTTCGTCATCGATTTAATCATTATCCCCAGCTTATCCGTAGCTGGCATGATGACGCAAAATGGCTTTGCCAGTGCCGGTTACTTGCTATTTGGTATTTTTAACCATCTGGAATTAGTTTGTGCGGCGATTGTGCTGTGTAGCTTTGTTGTCTTCCACCGCTATCATACCTTAATCCATCTCCCCGAACATCGATCGCTTCTATTGGCCGGTGTTCTCTTGGTAATCACCCTAATTTACACCTATTTTCTCACTCCCAATCTGAGCGCTATGGGTTTACTGGCTCCCGTTACTGCGTCGGGAATGTCGGGAGAAATGATGTCCTTGCAGATTGGTTACTGGTTTCTAGAAGTGGTTAAAGGTTTAATCGCTTTCACCCTGTTGCGCTGGTGTTGGCGAGATGCCTTTAAGTTAGCTTAACTAAGTAATAGGACAAAATTAACTTCTTGGTTAGGATTGGCAAAAGGAGGCACTCATACAAGAGGTAGTTAGATATGTGTAATTAATTCTGTCTAGCTACTTATTAGCGGCAATATCGCGGTTATCTGAATAGTGAGGTAAGAAGCTTTCGGTATTAGGGAATAGGCAATCTTACGGCTTTTTCCCCCTTCCCCAGTGCAGTCTTAACCAAGTGATTTGATGTGCCGACAGCTTACCCCAAAGCAGACCAAACTTCTAACTTACTAACCACGCGACGAATCACCTCATCGGTAAACTCACTCATGGTCATTTGGCCCCCTAAATCGGGGGTTTTTTTGCCCTCGTGAATAGTTTCAAAGACACTTTCATAAATTGCCCGAGAAGCTTTGCGCGCTTCGTTAGTTTCGATATAACCTAACAAAGCTGCCGAGGCTAAAATCATCGCCATGGGATTAGCGATATTTTTGCCCTCTAAAGCGGGGGCCGTGCCGTGGGGAGCTTCTGCCATAATAGTTTTAACCGCTAAGGTCTCCTCATCAAATCCCAAAACTAAACTTTCGGCCCCAGCAATACTGCCATAGAGTTGCAAGACAAAATCAGATAATAAATCGCCATCGCGATTAAGTGCTGGAATCACCAAAGCTTCGCCGTCGGTTTGTAAAAGTAGGGCAAAAGTTGCATCAATTAACAGGGGTTGATAACGCACTTCCGGATGTCTTCGGGCCGCCGCGTCTAATTCCTCTTTAAACATCCCTTCGTAGGTGGCACTGACAGTGAATTTTGGGCCGCCAAATACCCGCGCCCCGGTTTTTTTGGCCTGTTGAAAGGTAAACTCGGCCACAGCGCGACTGGTAGCCCTAGAAATGCGCGAGGTACGATAGGCAATTTCATCGCCGGTGGCGGTGGTTTCTCGCCATTCTTTGGCCCCGTAGGCATCGTCAACGGCCATGCGGACAATGGCAATGGGAGAATAAACGCCCCCAATCGGACGAATACCGGGGATACGGCGACCGATGCGGAGAATTACCTGAGAATTCATTGCTTCTCTTAAAATAGCGTTGGGACTGCCCACATCTCCTTTGATTTCTGGGGTAATAGTGGCGGCTTTGAGAGCTAATCCGGTTTTTAGAGTCGCTTCGGCGGCCTCATGAACCACTTGATTGTTACTCTGGCGACGTTGGGCTAAACTAAGATCAAAATCGGCAAAGTTAACCGGTTGACGAATTATCGAAGGTTGTAATACTCTCAGGGCTTCTAGTAATAGTTCTTCTCCAGTTTGGTCGCCGTGCATGACCACAATGGTGGGGATATTTTCTGTCATAGTTTTTGAGTTTTAATAAAAATTTTCAAGTATATCTTAATGCTTAATTGGCTGGTTAATCGGCTAAAAAAGATACTTTTTACCTTAATTAATTCTGTAATTTTATCAATCTTGCAGAAAAAGATATATAATACCAAATCTGGTTATTAAAAACTGATTATTTATTCTCCCTTTTGCATGAGTGCCTCTTGCCTTTTGCCCCCTGCCTAGGCCTTTTTCAGCAAACCCTAATTAATATTAGGCCCGATCGCTAATTTAATTAGCAATCGGGCGGTGGTGAGAATTAATTAACCCAAGATTTAGAAAGCTTGTTCAACTTCGGCAATTTCGGGAATCACTTCCCGGAGACGACGTTCGATGCCCATTTTTAGGGTCATGGTGGAACTGGGACAGGAACCGCAAGCGCCTTGAAGACGCAGTTTGACGACTGGCCCGTCGATTTCGACTAATTCCACGTTACCACCATCCGCCATCAGGTAGGGGCGCATTTCATCTAAAACTTGTTCGACGTTATTGGGAGTCAGTGTTAAAGACATAATCAGCTTCTGGTCAGAGATTTATTACAGTGTAGTTACTTCAATCCTAACGCTTTTTGGGCGAGGATAGCCCTTAAGCTTCTAAAAGCTGTAGATTGATAAAAGTAAATTCTGTGGTGGATTTTTCGCCCCCCGCTTCGATTGCATTAATCACTTGACAGGAGGGTAAATAATAATTACCGATTTTTTCGTAGGTTTCCTTAAAGTCACGTTTTCCCTTTAATTCATCGGTTTTGGCATTGCGGAAAATGGCATTATAGCGAATAGAAATATAACCTTCTCCCGTATCGAGACTTTCCTCGGTATTAATAGTAAAAGCCATCGGTCCCATAACTCGACTGACTTGACAGATTTCCTGGCCGCGTACTTTATAATTAGACCCCATAGCATCGCCCGTGACAAGAATTTCTACCGCACCGGTGGGATCATCTTGCCCGAAATTAAACTGGTTTTTGCCGTGGGAAGCCTCAAAATTGCCTCTTTTGCGATGAGTAACGATGTCGCGCATTTGATTATAGATACTTTCTTGCACTTTCTCGTCATCAATGCCCGTTACTTCCACACTATAATCGGCATTAACTTGAATTTTGCCCGTATGCACTTCCTCCCCTTGGCTGAGGATAATATCGGCAGTGTAACCGGGGAATCGTTCATCCCAAGTGTAACGGTTTTCGTAGGCGGAGCGGAAAATATCTCGGGCGTTCGTCGTGGCTACAGTCATAATCGCTTTACTTGTGTTGATAACTCCATTTATATCATTGTCGCTGATTTTTTCGCCTCTGGCCGAGATTTCTAGAAAACTAGATGAATTTCACAGCTTAGGGAAAAGTCAGTTAGAATGGGTCAATGACCCGTCCCTTGCTCGATTGCCATAAATCTAAATAAGCAAAAAATAAACATGAGCAGTTATGACAAAATTAAGTCCAAAAGTTAATGCAATTATTCGTTCTGGTGAACAACAAGGATATGTAGGTGAATGCGTGGAAATTTCGATTGTCACCCAGGGAAATACCTTAGATGAGGTGGTTAATAATCTCCAAGAAGCCATTTTACTGCATTTAGAGGGAGAAGACCCCAGGGAGTTCGGTCTAGTTGCCAAACCTTCTCTACAGATTATATTTGAGTTACAGCCAGAATATGCCTAAGCTGAAACAACTATCCGGCAAAGACATTATGCTGTTCTTAATTTAAATTGCTTGTTGAGACGAGGCAAGAGGCAACCCCCCTCCGACATTGGGGTAGGGTTGATTCATGAATCAACCCTACTATTAATCAACCCTACTATTAATCAACCCTACTATTAATCAACCCTACCGACATCGGGGGGGTTTAAGGATAGGCGGTTAAAATGCGTCTTAGCTGATCAAAAAATCGGGCTAAAATAGAAAAAACTCACCCTCAGCGATCACGGCGATGGCAGAAGAAACAGCGAAAATCAAGCTTTATCGGAAAACCTATCAACTTCCCCAACTAAATCGCCCCGATTTATTAATTTTGCAGGATCAGATTCAAGAAAGACAGCAACTGATTAAAACCGGAAAACGGGTTCGCAATACATGGTTAGGATTGAGGAAAAAAGAAGAACCCCTCAATTTCGAGGAAACTTTTCAAGAATTGGAAAGATTAGTCGAGGACTATAACCAGTTAATCAGATTTCTCACCGACCATAAGGATGAATACCGGCGGTTTTTCCGGTCACTGACCGAGGAAATCAAGGAGTCCGTGGCGGTTAAATGCCAGAAATTGGCAGAAACAGAGCGAAAACGCCAATCTTTGGAGAATAGCATCGGCTCGGCTGAACTGCGAGATACCCTGAGACTACAGAAACAGCAGATTTTCCGCACCGTGATTCTCGTTGGTCGCGCCAGCTTGCTCATGCTCAAGAAAATCGACCTAATCAGCGAAAGTATCCAGAAATTAGCCGAAGATCACTTTACCAAATTGCGGGTTAAAAGTTGATAGAGTAGCCTAGTCTCGTAAAACAGCAAGCGACACAGCCCATCCTTACCCAATGCCTTAAAACTTGCTAACTCTTTCCTTTTCTCGATTCTTTGACCATTTTCGTGGTCGTAATAGATATGAATACGAGGATTAAGCCAAGAATGCTTAAGTTTACCAACAATCTCGGTTTTAGCAGGTTTATTCGGGCAAATAGTCACCAGTGCGTGAGCGTACAAGTGAGAGCGCATTAAGTCGGAACCTTTCCAGGACTTTTTCACCTTGTCCTGTTTTGCTGAGGTATCACCAGAAATCTGATAAGTAGTCGTGCAAAATTAATTTCCTAGTGAAGATAGGCAAGAGGCACTCTTGCAAGAGGCAAGAGGTGTTTAGATATGTGTAATTAATTTTGCTTAGGTACTTAGGAATATCCTAAGCCTAGATAAGCCTGAAACTTTCTCAAGCTGATATCGTGATCACCTCTAAAGTAAGGTTTACCGTTGACTAAAAATCTTTCGATAGGATAG
This Microcystis wesenbergii NRERC-220 DNA region includes the following protein-coding sequences:
- a CDS encoding O-linked N-acetylglucosamine transferase, SPINDLY family protein; this translates as MWHPDAYQALIAENYPQVAAIYEELIDNNPENISDYWYLGVAYLLQNLEAEAQVMWQNILRGGNPEEVKQWQAELEAVLDAEARRQQRKGDLAAVEYFRYHLQEIVPKSINNLLALFDLALDLEIFDPEELLNYPIQDNLRYNPDRELLLNVVLKSLLYPHELTLDLAQASLPYLGELADSFIPQAFQISARVTNEQQSPAFGVEIIKLCLQLRPNDLSLLEQLVNLYILAEDFDNSLITAYQLREICLTPTLKLYSNYLILLILLRWGVWQEIDHIYQEYQNLLQELTRRKNITLEPIIKTSFLNVSSPLPYLGDRALANRQLTNRIAEIFLDNNSLKTPLVTSKKAPEKLTIGYLASTLKHHSVGWLSRWLIHHHDREKLQIAIYTINQEEDEITRQWFRDSRDIIRHFPYAQNPLEVAQQIQKDQIDILVDLDSLTHNLTNQIMALKPAAKQVTWLGWDASGLATIDYYIADPYVLPQQAEEYYREKIYRLPETYLAVDGFEIGTPNLHREDLEIPPDATIYFSVQSGMKRHPDTIKLQMKILAQVPNSYFLIKGVGKTEKIQELFTEIAIREGVNPQRLRFLPRAIDEYTHRANLRIADVVLDTYPYNGATTTLEVLWQGIPLVTLVGEQFSARNSYTFMINAGIEAGIGWNEAEYIDWGVKLGLDRSLRQDISHQLLGNRDTAPLWQGKKFAQNMENAYVKIWEGS
- a CDS encoding isocitrate/isopropylmalate family dehydrogenase; the protein is MTENIPTIVVMHGDQTGEELLLEALRVLQPSIIRQPVNFADFDLSLAQRRQSNNQVVHEAAEATLKTGLALKAATITPEIKGDVGSPNAILREAMNSQVILRIGRRIPGIRPIGGVYSPIAIVRMAVDDAYGAKEWRETTATGDEIAYRTSRISRATSRAVAEFTFQQAKKTGARVFGGPKFTVSATYEGMFKEELDAAARRHPEVRYQPLLIDATFALLLQTDGEALVIPALNRDGDLLSDFVLQLYGSIAGAESLVLGFDEETLAVKTIMAEAPHGTAPALEGKNIANPMAMILASAALLGYIETNEARKASRAIYESVFETIHEGKKTPDLGGQMTMSEFTDEVIRRVVSKLEVWSALG
- a CDS encoding NifU family protein — protein: MSLTLTPNNVEQVLDEMRPYLMADGGNVELVEIDGPVVKLRLQGACGSCPSSTMTLKMGIERRLREVIPEIAEVEQAF
- a CDS encoding DUF3386 domain-containing protein, whose protein sequence is MTVATTNARDIFRSAYENRYTWDERFPGYTADIILSQGEEVHTGKIQVNADYSVEVTGIDDEKVQESIYNQMRDIVTHRKRGNFEASHGKNQFNFGQDDPTGAVEILVTGDAMGSNYKVRGQEICQVSRVMGPMAFTINTEESLDTGEGYISIRYNAIFRNAKTDELKGKRDFKETYEKIGNYYLPSCQVINAIEAGGEKSTTEFTFINLQLLEA
- a CDS encoding type II toxin-antitoxin system HicB family antitoxin, producing MTKLSPKVNAIIRSGEQQGYVGECVEISIVTQGNTLDEVVNNLQEAILLHLEGEDPREFGLVAKPSLQIIFELQPEYA